From a region of the Leptospira montravelensis genome:
- a CDS encoding LEPBI_I2678 family protein yields MIQNIQSSKINITFLLILFMSFNCATYMRNSSQELQILGPENSSIYIENEKVGESLIVTKAGFPELEKKPTKTIRVEKDGFNPESAQIESSFSFWFWGNILLLPAAPIGFITDYYLGYHKKYSPKSVVLNKLTVNPSFKIQNNNPSHDKFNQRVIQDKDKITSVSYGNLIKVRLTKVDESGKEIPDSEVQFAGLMNPNQEAQIKPGRYLIQGTFEGDAYDHKARIRYTAKVPGQSIIDIPGGGVGVFCGTIDYEKKGTGIRFLHINEEDTTLFQGILPRFDFLRRIALENCRDVFNPQDLKR; encoded by the coding sequence ATGATACAGAACATTCAATCTTCCAAAATTAATATTACTTTTCTTCTCATATTGTTTATGAGTTTTAACTGTGCGACGTATATGAGAAATTCATCGCAAGAATTACAAATCTTGGGACCAGAAAATAGCTCAATTTATATTGAGAATGAAAAAGTTGGTGAATCACTGATTGTCACAAAAGCTGGATTTCCAGAACTTGAAAAAAAACCAACCAAAACGATCCGAGTGGAGAAAGATGGTTTTAATCCGGAATCTGCGCAAATTGAATCTAGTTTTAGTTTTTGGTTTTGGGGAAATATACTTTTGCTGCCTGCCGCTCCTATTGGTTTTATCACAGATTATTACTTAGGTTATCATAAAAAATATTCACCAAAATCCGTTGTTCTAAATAAATTAACGGTAAATCCCAGTTTCAAAATTCAAAACAATAATCCTTCACATGATAAATTCAATCAGAGAGTAATACAAGATAAGGACAAAATTACCAGTGTCAGTTATGGAAATTTAATAAAAGTTCGTTTAACAAAAGTTGATGAATCTGGAAAAGAAATTCCAGACTCAGAAGTCCAATTTGCAGGTTTAATGAATCCCAATCAAGAAGCACAGATTAAACCAGGTCGGTATTTGATCCAAGGAACTTTTGAAGGGGATGCCTATGATCATAAAGCGAGAATCCGATATACAGCAAAAGTACCAGGCCAATCAATCATAGATATACCGGGTGGCGGAGTTGGTGTTTTTTGTGGAACCATCGACTATGAAAAAAAAGGAACTGGTATTCGATTCCTTCATATCAATGAGGAAGACACAACATTGTTTCAAGGTATATTGCCAAGGTTTGATTTTCTTAGACGAATTGCCTTGGAAAATTGTAGGGATGTATTTAATCCACAAGACCTTAAAAGATAA
- a CDS encoding arylamine N-acetyltransferase family protein gives MNDQRFLDAYFDRIGFKGPQIPSLELLNNITLAHVRSIPFENLDILLGKSINISLDSVFEKLIIQKRGGYCFEQNGLLLHVLQKLGFEVTPISARVRLDRPREFTPPRTHVFLRVEHSGKSWFTDVGVGGVSLTSAIEFIQDTEQKTNHETRRIVYEGNRYFHQVLFPNGWSDVCEFTLEEMPEIDRELANWYTSDHPKSHFKDRLIVARAGEDGKRFTLVNREFSERDKNGIANKFLIKSPKDLIKILKEKFNLTFPLDTEFRTPGLQWDQ, from the coding sequence TTGAATGATCAACGATTTTTGGATGCGTATTTTGATCGCATTGGATTTAAGGGCCCTCAAATTCCCTCTCTCGAATTATTAAACAATATTACCTTAGCTCATGTTCGCAGTATCCCATTTGAAAATTTGGATATTCTATTAGGTAAAAGTATCAATATTAGTTTGGATTCAGTTTTTGAAAAATTAATCATTCAAAAACGAGGTGGTTATTGTTTTGAACAAAATGGACTTCTTTTGCATGTTTTGCAGAAACTAGGATTTGAAGTCACTCCTATCAGTGCGAGAGTTCGTTTAGATAGACCAAGGGAATTTACTCCGCCGCGAACACATGTTTTTCTACGAGTAGAACATTCTGGAAAGTCTTGGTTCACTGATGTTGGTGTAGGTGGAGTATCACTCACATCAGCAATAGAATTCATTCAAGATACAGAACAAAAAACAAATCACGAAACAAGAAGAATTGTTTATGAAGGAAATCGTTACTTCCATCAAGTTTTATTTCCAAATGGATGGTCCGATGTTTGTGAATTTACTTTAGAAGAAATGCCAGAAATAGATCGTGAACTTGCAAATTGGTATACAAGTGACCATCCAAAATCTCATTTTAAGGACCGCTTAATTGTTGCTAGGGCAGGCGAGGACGGGAAAAGGTTTACACTAGTCAATAGAGAATTCTCGGAACGTGACAAAAATGGCATTGCCAATAAGTTTCTAATTAAATCACCCAAAGATTTAATAAAAATTCTTAAAGAAAAATTCAACCTTACTTTTCCCTTAGATACAGAATTTCGGACACCTGGTTTACAATGGGATCAATGA
- a CDS encoding FAD-binding protein yields MKIKQLLPVTYLLLNYKGRIDRKVYWIASLFMWSNFYVFYQTLDYFLGETSTWIIYPLMLWGILAVSAKRFHDIGKSGNTILLTFIPIFGPLFVIYLLAFKKGNTKGNQYGSVPGSEIDYYKNDDGTTIPHLKSNEVIINDVTRLNPVIVSSVFRPESLDELINFVKSSPSSISVGGGRFSMGGQTASPGTVHIDMRKLNQVIDYNPSEKWIKVQAGIRWCDIQHYIDKDDLSVKIMQTYANFSVGGALSVNCHGRYMGLGPVVLSVRSIDVILADGSLIKANREENSDIFAGMIGGYNSVGIIAAVEFDLDDNVKVKQVSKKMKKNQYFQFFKYSIREDKKVIFHNADIYPPKYKNIRAVSWEFTLDKPTVNSRFMPLQSSYPIHRYFFWDFTESPFGKWRREYIVDPLLFFSKKVHWRNYEAGYDVLELEPSAREKSTYVLQEYFVPIEKFNVFSDRLCDILKRHKVNMVNISVRHAKADEETYLSWAPKESFAFVLYYKQKVNETDKLKVAVWTRELMNASIEAGGTYYLPYQTHASKEMFQRAYPKYKEIFALKEKLDPKFRFKNIFWDTYYKDNQNPEVSDSKFHQIFANVKWSDALYRFLQVVFNLYPEEKFFQLIYDITKQYKTDLEIYSQISKRINSVKPFHADLTYALPALLKQKKELSEQILELLGTNTTINGYMEIGTTGRYISSLKNKLKFNQKIYIVNSVPPKYNAVDILERGGIRKIGTFYPLNDYDPISNEIPSESLDLVTGLIGLHHIQLDKLESFIQSIHRVLRVGGKFILRDHDVKDSEMSAFVSLIHTVFNLGLKETWEFESAEFKKFRSIEEWIEILKKFHLQAGPERLLQKDDPSDNTLMIFTKVSK; encoded by the coding sequence TTGAAAATCAAGCAACTTCTTCCAGTTACATACTTACTCTTAAATTATAAGGGTCGAATTGATAGAAAAGTGTATTGGATTGCCTCATTGTTTATGTGGTCCAACTTTTATGTTTTTTACCAAACTTTGGACTATTTCCTAGGAGAGACAAGTACTTGGATCATCTACCCGCTCATGCTTTGGGGGATACTTGCAGTTTCAGCAAAACGATTTCATGATATTGGGAAATCAGGAAACACGATCCTACTCACGTTTATACCTATTTTTGGTCCGTTGTTTGTCATTTACCTTTTAGCCTTTAAAAAAGGAAATACTAAAGGCAACCAGTACGGCTCAGTTCCTGGGTCGGAAATTGATTATTATAAAAATGATGATGGAACCACTATTCCCCACTTAAAATCAAATGAAGTGATCATAAACGATGTTACGCGATTAAATCCAGTAATCGTATCCTCTGTGTTTCGTCCAGAATCCTTGGATGAACTTATAAATTTTGTAAAATCATCACCAAGTTCCATCTCTGTGGGTGGAGGGCGATTTAGTATGGGTGGCCAAACAGCAAGCCCAGGCACAGTGCACATTGATATGCGAAAACTCAATCAAGTGATTGATTACAATCCATCGGAAAAGTGGATTAAGGTCCAAGCAGGCATTCGTTGGTGTGACATTCAACATTATATCGACAAAGATGATTTATCTGTTAAGATCATGCAAACGTATGCAAACTTCTCTGTAGGTGGTGCATTGAGTGTCAATTGTCACGGCCGTTATATGGGATTGGGTCCTGTTGTTTTATCAGTCAGATCCATTGATGTAATCCTTGCCGATGGTAGTTTAATCAAAGCAAACAGAGAAGAAAATTCCGATATATTTGCTGGGATGATTGGTGGTTATAACTCCGTTGGTATTATAGCAGCGGTTGAGTTTGATTTGGATGACAATGTTAAAGTAAAACAAGTCAGCAAAAAAATGAAAAAAAACCAATACTTCCAATTTTTTAAATATAGTATTCGGGAAGATAAAAAGGTAATTTTTCATAATGCCGATATTTATCCTCCTAAATATAAAAACATTAGGGCAGTTAGTTGGGAATTTACTTTAGACAAACCTACCGTAAATTCAAGATTTATGCCATTACAATCATCTTATCCAATCCATCGTTATTTTTTCTGGGACTTTACAGAATCTCCATTTGGAAAATGGAGGCGTGAGTATATTGTAGATCCTCTGCTATTTTTTTCCAAAAAAGTCCACTGGAGAAATTATGAAGCTGGTTATGATGTTTTAGAACTAGAGCCATCAGCACGTGAAAAATCAACTTACGTATTACAAGAATACTTTGTTCCAATTGAAAAATTTAATGTATTTTCAGACAGATTGTGTGATATCTTAAAACGCCATAAAGTAAACATGGTGAATATTTCAGTACGTCATGCAAAGGCAGATGAAGAAACTTATTTGTCATGGGCGCCCAAAGAAAGTTTTGCTTTTGTATTATATTATAAACAAAAAGTAAACGAAACTGATAAGTTAAAAGTCGCAGTGTGGACTAGAGAATTAATGAATGCTAGCATTGAAGCAGGAGGCACTTATTATTTACCTTACCAAACCCATGCATCCAAAGAAATGTTCCAGAGAGCTTATCCTAAATACAAAGAAATTTTTGCTTTAAAAGAAAAACTAGATCCCAAGTTTCGATTCAAAAATATTTTTTGGGATACTTATTACAAAGATAACCAAAACCCTGAAGTTTCTGATTCCAAATTTCATCAAATTTTTGCAAATGTAAAGTGGAGTGATGCACTCTATCGCTTTCTGCAAGTGGTCTTTAATCTTTATCCAGAAGAAAAATTCTTTCAGTTGATCTACGATATCACCAAACAATACAAAACAGATCTCGAAATTTATTCACAAATTTCAAAAAGAATAAATTCAGTTAAACCTTTTCATGCTGATTTGACTTACGCATTACCTGCACTACTCAAACAAAAAAAAGAACTGTCTGAGCAAATTTTGGAACTACTTGGAACCAATACTACCATTAACGGATATATGGAAATCGGAACCACTGGAAGATACATTTCGAGTTTAAAAAATAAATTAAAATTTAACCAAAAAATTTATATAGTAAATTCAGTTCCACCTAAGTACAATGCAGTTGATATTTTAGAAAGAGGTGGGATCAGAAAAATTGGAACTTTTTATCCACTCAACGATTATGATCCGATTAGTAATGAAATACCTTCTGAAAGCCTAGATCTTGTTACTGGTTTGATTGGCTTACATCATATACAATTAGATAAATTAGAATCCTTCATCCAATCAATCCATCGAGTTCTTCGAGTTGGAGGTAAATTTATATTAAGAGATCATGATGTGAAAGATTCAGAAATGTCTGCATTTGTTTCGCTCATCCATACAGTTTTCAATCTTGGATTAAAAGAAACTTGGGAATTTGAATCTGCTGAATTTAAAAAATTTCGTTCCATTGAGGAATGGATAGAGATTCTGAAAAAATTCCATTTGCAAGCAGGACCAGAAAGACTACTCCAGAAGGATGACCCTTCTGATAATACTTTAATGATTTTTACGAAGGTATCAAAATGA
- a CDS encoding TetR/AcrR family transcriptional regulator: MDPVQIRILDKAEELFSKYGYSKTKMEEIASSLKISRKTLYKFYSNKQDLLEFYLDYRQKVNSELLNQIADDETLTAVEKFNKMHKNFVEDSPNTMLDEFIREISELFPHIAENINKYRETELPKILTRIFNTAKKKGELRDGFMPEVAVHLFLASIDKLINNKSSITVPLNIHQFQNEVVNVIFYGILKR; the protein is encoded by the coding sequence TTGGATCCTGTTCAAATTAGAATATTAGATAAAGCGGAAGAATTGTTTTCGAAGTACGGTTATTCCAAAACCAAAATGGAAGAAATTGCTAGTTCTTTAAAAATAAGCCGCAAAACATTATATAAATTCTATTCTAATAAACAGGATCTTTTAGAATTCTATTTAGATTATAGACAGAAGGTAAACTCTGAACTTCTAAATCAGATTGCCGATGACGAAACCTTAACTGCTGTAGAAAAATTCAATAAAATGCATAAAAATTTTGTGGAAGACTCACCTAATACAATGTTAGATGAATTTATTCGAGAAATCTCAGAATTATTTCCGCACATCGCAGAAAACATTAACAAATACAGGGAAACTGAACTACCGAAAATATTAACTCGAATATTCAATACGGCAAAAAAAAAGGGGGAACTTAGAGATGGTTTTATGCCAGAAGTAGCTGTCCATTTGTTTTTAGCTTCCATCGACAAACTCATCAACAATAAGTCATCCATTACAGTACCACTCAATATCCACCAGTTTCAAAACGAAGTTGTCAATGTAATATTTTATGGAATTCTAAAACGCTAA